A segment of the Candidatus Micrarchaeota archaeon genome:
GAACTACTGTTGTGATGAACATCGTATATAACGGGTAGGGAACGATTCCGTTCTCAAAACATGTTTGTACCAGAACTATAGAAAACTCGCTCGATTGTCCGAGGTATAACCCCAGGATACTGGATATCTCTGTACCGTATCCGAGGACCAGATAGGTTAGAGCGGTTATCGTCGGTTTGATAACTGTTGTCCCGATAAACAGTATGAGTATCAGCGGTCCGTACTCGACCAACGTTGATGGATCTATTTGCATACCCAATGATACAAAGAACAGTATGGCGAAGAATTCACGTAACGGTTTGAGTTCTGCGGTTACGCTTGGCGAATAAGTTAATCCGCTTAGGGTTACACCGGCCATGAACGCTCCGATACTGATCGGCAGTTCCAGGTAGTAAGCCAATGCTACGAAGAAGAACAGTGTTGCCAACGAGAGAAGGAACAGTTGATTGGTGTGCGCGGCGTAATCCGTGAGTTTCGGCATGAGCCATCTGTTAAGTACAAAGAAGATCAATGCCAGAAGACAAAGGTTAACGAACCCGTTACCCATACCCAATAGGAGTAGGGCTATCATTGCAACGATGTCTTGCAGAACAAGTATGCCTATCCCCAGTCTGCCGTGCAACGCGTTGATCTCGTGACGTTCTACAAGGATCTTGGTTACCAATGTGGTGCTGCTCAAAGCCACTATCAAACCCGCAATGCTTGATAACAGTTGCGAATATCCCAAATACGCAAAGATTCCGTATCCTATGACGAAAGAAACAACAATCTGTACGATACCTCCCGTGACCGCGGTGCTGCTCACCATCCCGAACTTCCGCATGTCCAGTTCTACTCCGGCTGTGAACAGCAGGAATGCCAATCCTAAAGAAGCAAACGATGTGACCACAGAAGTATCGTTGATCAACCCTAGCATGTAGGGTCCGATGAGTAACCCTGTTATGATGTATGCTATGATTGAAGGTTGTTTGAGTTTTGTTGTTATGAATGACATGAAAGTAGCAGTGATAAGTATTATCCCTACATCCACCAATATCATACCGAATTATCTCATAGAGAATGTTTTAAATAATTTCTATGATCGACCGCTCTCCGATCTATTATTCGTCAAGGAATGGGGTTTCATTCACCTTAATATTTAAATTAAGTACTGACGTGGTTTAACCATGGTATCAAAATATTTCAGAATGACGGTATTTCTTCTGTTATTCTGTATAATGCTAAGTGACCGCGTATCTGCTAAGAGGTTATATCTGGAAAGTGCTAACATTACCTATACGGTCGACCGGTCAGGTTATGTCCATGTTGTTGAAGATGTAGATTATTTTCTTGCAGATTGTAAGTATACACCGTTTCATGAATTGTATCGCGAGTTACCGTTGGGTTTACCCTTTGGTAACGCAACAGGTTATTGTATAGGTGATAACTGTACCTTCCGGTACGATCCGCCCGACGTGTCGGTGTCCGGTAACCCGGAGTTGATCCTGGAACTGGATAGGGGTTGCGGTGAGGTGACCGCTCATTTTGAATACGACGTGTATACCCTGATAAGACATAACGATACGGTCCAGTTCTACTATAAGGTATGGGGTGATAGGTCACCCAAAGTTTTCAAGTTGGATATCCACATAATATTGCCAGGTGAGGCTAACCGGACCGTTCTCTTCGTCCACCCGTGGGATGCCGATATAGATGTCGAGAGTGTAGGGAACAAGATAAACCTACATACCGAGTTCTATCCGGAACACACGTTCTTAGAGGTTAACCTACTCATGCCGGTTGATTGGTTCAACCGTGATGGTCCGTACATACCCGGTGGGTCGTGTCGTGAGGAGATAATAAGAGGTGAAGAGTCCGACCGAACTAAGTTCTATGTGATCGGTATACTGAAGGTTATCCTGTCAGCCGTAATAATCCTACTACCTTGGATGTTGGGTATGTATTACTACTATGTTTACGGTCGGGAGTATACACCTGAAGAAGTCGGATACCTCGGTATATACGAGAGGGAACCACCCAGTGATCATCCTCCGGCTGAGGTGGGGTCGTTAGTTAAAGGTGATTATGATTTTAGTAACAGTTTACATGCGACGATTATATCGTTGGCGGCTAAGAAGTGGTTGAAGATAGAACGTAAGGATGGGGGTAAGGATTACGTGATCAGGATCCGTTCCAAAGGGAAGCCTATCAAACCCGTGGAGAGAAAGGTGTTGGATTTCCTTAAGAAGCATGCTGAAGATGGTAGGTTGAGTTTGAAACGGTTTAAGGATAAGGTATCAGGAACTCGCTCTTATTATGAGTGGTATCATGAATGGTTGAACGAACTCAAGACAGACCTCAACCTGGAGAAGTATGTTGATAAGACTGGGTATGAGAGGTTCACGAAATCGGTTGGTGTCCTCGTAGTTGTGTATTTATTCCTCTGGTTATCCAGTACGTTCTTATCGAGCGGTTGGTTGTTTTGGAATGGGTTGTTTGGCGTGTTCTCAGGTATGGGTGCTTTGATCCTCTTCACAAATAAGAAGATATGGTTGTCCAGATGGACGAAAGAAGGTAGGTTATTATCCCTGAAGTGGAATAACTTTAAGAGGTTCCTGACCGATTTCTCCGCCATGAAGGATTATCCGCCCCAGAGTGTTGTCCTATGGGAGGAATACCTGGCGTACGCGGTCGGTCTGGGTGTGGCTGATAAGGTGGTAGAGATAATGAGGAAGATTAACCCTGCGTTCGTTGAGAAGACCGAGGAGTTGTCAGGATTCGCGTATTCCCCTGTGTTCATCACTACCTTTACCCCGTCGTACACTCCACCATCTTCCTCATCATCCGGATACTCAGGTTCAACAGGAGGATGGTCCGGCGGGTTCTCAGGGTCAGGTGGAGGGTTCGGCGGCGGCGGATTCGGCGGAAGATGACTGTGATGGTTTTGGACACCGTAGGGATGGTGAATACGTATGGGTAAACAAAAGGATGACCGGAAAAAACGAAAACCTGTGAGGTTGAGGTTCAAAGAGTTAAAACGTTTATTGTCCGGTTTACCTGAAGATTATCTCAATGTGAGCAAACATGATCAGTTTGAGTTGAAGGAGATGAAACGTTGTACCGTAATCTGTGTTAACGGTGTACCGAAATATTTACTAATCGATGGGCGCACTTTACCAACTCTTAATGTGATTGTTGGGTTAGGGAAAGATTGTACATCAGAAAGCATCAAGGAGTTAGGGTTATCCTATGTGATCGTTGATATGGGTGCGGTGCCATATGTGACCGATGGGGCGGATGTTATGCGTCCGGGTATTGTGTCACACGGTATCTTCGATAAGGGCGCGTTCGTACTCATCTGCGACGAAAGACATAACAAACCATTAGCCATAGGTTACAGTTTGATGTCTTCCGATGAAATAGATAGGATTGATAAAGGCAGGGTCATCGAAGTTCTCCATTACGTTGGAGATGACATCTGGGAGATCAGCAGATCTAAATTTAAAAATAAGAAAGGTTGAAAATATCTCCATATGGTCGATGTGGGAATACTTGATAAGGATCATGAATTCGTTAGGTCGGCTAAACTCGGCAACGCTACAGATATCGCTATATATCATTATACAACAGGTAACGGAGTGCGTATGAACTTTATAGACCCTAAACTCTATCCTGAGAGAATAAAACCGTTATCCAAAACGTTAGGGTATTCGGACGTCATAGTTGTAGTGGTGAACGAACTTGATAAGTACACGGGCGAACTGATCCTCAGTGCAGGGTTATCCGGAAAACCTGTTTTGATATATTCTGAAACCTTTAGTGAAGAAGACCTACGTCCGTATTTGTCAGAAATAAACAAAAGGATGTTTTATTCAGATAAGTTTGAGATGTTTGCATATCTTGAAAAGTTGCATGAATCCATTATTAACCAAGATACAGAACAGTTAAATGTCATAGTGGATCAAGTTCTACAAGTAAGGAGCGTAGGTGTAGTGTTATTGGGAAGTGTGAAATCAGGGACTGTGAAAGTGCATGATAGATTACATTTGTATCCAACCGACGAACTTACAACAATACGTTCGATACAGGTGCACGATAACGATGTTCCAGAAGCGTCTGCAGGCTCAAGAGTAGGTTTGGCTATAAAATCCTCTTATGAAAAGGTTAAGGACACAACGATCGCTGTAGACCCTGATGTTACGGTTGAGTTAACGAGTCAGGTGAACGGTATCCTGAAAATTACGAAGTACTACAATCGTGATATGAAGGAGAAGCAATCTTTGATGTTTGGTTATGATCTTAACTTTGTCAGTGGACAGTTTGCTAAAATAAAAACTTTAGAACAGTCTGGAAAGTATGAAACGGTGATAAGTTTTGAGAAACCTATCTATCTGACTGATAAAACCGCTGAACTGTTAGTTTACGATGTCAATGCGTTTCCCAGAATTGTTGGTAAATTTGTAATCAACCGGTCATGAAAACGTTTTAGACCGTTGAATTTTGGTTATGGTCGAGAAAAGTGCTCCCTACATCATCCTTCGACTCTATTAAACATCAGTTCCGACAACTTACTGAAGGGTAAAATGTAAAATTTCGAGGATTTATTCATAATCATAATCGAATTTAAGGTATGCCGTATCTTTTTTAATGTTTGTTAAACTAATTCGATAGGGTTCTGCCACTAAATCCGTGTGAATTTTATAACCACAATATTTTTGGAGAGATGGGATGGTGGTGGATGATGAAGAAGGTTGACATAGAACGGTTAATGAGAGAAGCAATAAAGGTTGCCTATAGAGGTATTGAGAAGGGTCAATCACCGTTCGGTGCGGTGGTCGTTGATAGGAAGACCGGTGAGGTCGTGGCACGGGCGTACAACACCGTCGTGAAAGATAACGATCCGACTGCTCATGCGGAGGTTAACGCTATACGTAAGGCTGCGAGGAAACTGAAGACGTACAACCTTAAAGGACATGTGATCTTCTCCACATGCGAACCGTGTCCTATGTGTTTCTCGGCGATACATTGGGCCAACCTGGATGAGGTATACTTTGGTGCAACCATTGAAGACGCAGAACGGTGCGGGTTCAGGGAGATCAAACTACATAACCGAGAGATCAAGAAGTTGGGCGGGCGTCGTGTCAGGGTTAGGATACATGACGGTGTCCTCAGGGACGAATGCGTGAAGATGATGAACGCATGGAAGAAACGTAAGGATAGGGTTAGGTACTGAACGAGTATTGCGGATTAGCGGAAGATGTCATACTTCTTCGTTTCACCAAGCATTACCACAAAGTTTAAATTATGATCAACCATTAATTGATACATGGCACAGAGGGAATCACAGAAACCGTTTGAAAGGCATAAGAAACTTGCTCAAAATCAAAAAATAAGGTCTGAGTTTGTGAAAAAAGAAGTGTTGACCGATCCGGAAACCCGTAAGACAAAAGGAAGTATATCGACCTCCGCACATAAAACCGATGTTGACCGGATTTTGGATAGGATGTGTAAGTTCGTTAAAGAGAATGAACGTTATCCTTATCAGAGAGATTGGAAGTTTATCGCCAAAAATGAGGGTTATCCTTCTGTTTATTGGATCAAAAAACATATCGGATGGATGACGATTAAAAGGATGTTAAAAGAGAAGTTCCCCCTCTACTCCAAGAGTAAGAAGAAGATCATAAAGCAGGGAATACAGTTCTTCGAGTTGTATCATAAACTTCCAACATCTCCCGAATGGGAGCGATTCCGTAAGGAAAATCCTGGTATCGTGTCTAAACAACTGATTTCGGATGAGTTTGGCGGATGGGCCAATTTTCTGAAAGTATTATTTGATAGAGTCAAGTTGGAGGATAAGGAACTAAGTAAGAAGATATTAAAAGAGTTTAGAGATGTTGTTTATTCTACTGGTGCTATCCCTGACAATAAGTACTGGGACGAGTTATACCGGAAAGGAGTTGTTACTGTTCCGTCTGAGATAGTGGGTAGGATATTCGGGTCATTTAAGAATCTTTTGGAGCAATCGGGTATTACGAAGAAAGAGATCGTCGTCCTGCAGATTAAGGTATTCTTGGAGAAAGGGCATAAGTTGACCGTTCGTGAATGGAATAAGTATGTTCCAAAGTACGGTTTTATGAGATATGATCTGATCGTATATTACTTTGGTGGGTTTGGCAAACTGATCCGGTTCGGTCTCAAATCCGATTTATTAACACCTGAGCTATTGGGTGGTAAACTCTATAGAATATATGTTTATACCGATGAGGAATCCATCCTCTCCGCTTTAAGGAAAGGAACTGAGTTATTGGGACATGTTCCAACTATTAGTGAATGGGTAAAGTTGGTGGATCAGGTTCAGTTTTTGCCTTCTTATTCGCAGGTAATAGTCAGGTTCGGTTCATGGACGAGAGCGCTCTATCGGGCTGGACTGGTAGAAGATGTCTGGCCCACAATAAGAGATAAATAAATATCTTAAACTTCTGAAAATAAAATGCAATCAGAACCTGAAGGAATAGGACATCTTATAACATGTTTACTAACTCGTCCAATTTCTTAGCCATGTCTTTAGCGGTTCTACCACTTTTTCTTACCGCGAGTATAAACTCCTCTTTCAATCGAGGATTTGTGTGTATGTCATCTATTGCTTTCATTATACCTTCTGCAAAAGATTTGGCCACTTCAACTAC
Coding sequences within it:
- a CDS encoding DUF2207 domain-containing protein; its protein translation is MVSKYFRMTVFLLLFCIMLSDRVSAKRLYLESANITYTVDRSGYVHVVEDVDYFLADCKYTPFHELYRELPLGLPFGNATGYCIGDNCTFRYDPPDVSVSGNPELILELDRGCGEVTAHFEYDVYTLIRHNDTVQFYYKVWGDRSPKVFKLDIHIILPGEANRTVLFVHPWDADIDVESVGNKINLHTEFYPEHTFLEVNLLMPVDWFNRDGPYIPGGSCREEIIRGEESDRTKFYVIGILKVILSAVIILLPWMLGMYYYYVYGREYTPEEVGYLGIYEREPPSDHPPAEVGSLVKGDYDFSNSLHATIISLAAKKWLKIERKDGGKDYVIRIRSKGKPIKPVERKVLDFLKKHAEDGRLSLKRFKDKVSGTRSYYEWYHEWLNELKTDLNLEKYVDKTGYERFTKSVGVLVVVYLFLWLSSTFLSSGWLFWNGLFGVFSGMGALILFTNKKIWLSRWTKEGRLLSLKWNNFKRFLTDFSAMKDYPPQSVVLWEEYLAYAVGLGVADKVVEIMRKINPAFVEKTEELSGFAYSPVFITTFTPSYTPPSSSSSGYSGSTGGWSGGFSGSGGGFGGGGFGGR
- a CDS encoding cation:proton antiporter, which encodes MILVDVGIILITATFMSFITTKLKQPSIIAYIITGLLIGPYMLGLINDTSVVTSFASLGLAFLLFTAGVELDMRKFGMVSSTAVTGGIVQIVVSFVIGYGIFAYLGYSQLLSSIAGLIVALSSTTLVTKILVERHEINALHGRLGIGILVLQDIVAMIALLLLGMGNGFVNLCLLALIFFVLNRWLMPKLTDYAAHTNQLFLLSLATLFFFVALAYYLELPISIGAFMAGVTLSGLTYSPSVTAELKPLREFFAILFFVSLGMQIDPSTLVEYGPLILILFIGTTVIKPTITALTYLVLGYGTEISSILGLYLGQSSEFSIVLVQTCFENGIVPYPLYTMFITTVVLSMACTPYLIKTKGLIRNLVKRVGVPHLFNKRVAHLRSRSKRRLKDHIVIIGAHRVGFKVAVFLKKNRKNVVVIDHDPEVVYKLRSKGIHYVFGDAGNQEILDLARADDARMVIITVADPDTTLSVVEYVKLKNPKAVVIARAHRRSEALRLYKAGADLVVIPEMVSSNETVKYVSTILSEPTSIESMRDEHVKELRRFIE
- a CDS encoding nucleoside deaminase yields the protein MREAIKVAYRGIEKGQSPFGAVVVDRKTGEVVARAYNTVVKDNDPTAHAEVNAIRKAARKLKTYNLKGHVIFSTCEPCPMCFSAIHWANLDEVYFGATIEDAERCGFREIKLHNREIKKLGGRRVRVRIHDGVLRDECVKMMNAWKKRKDRVRY
- a CDS encoding DUF1947 domain-containing protein; its protein translation is MGKQKDDRKKRKPVRLRFKELKRLLSGLPEDYLNVSKHDQFELKEMKRCTVICVNGVPKYLLIDGRTLPTLNVIVGLGKDCTSESIKELGLSYVIVDMGAVPYVTDGADVMRPGIVSHGIFDKGAFVLICDERHNKPLAIGYSLMSSDEIDRIDKGRVIEVLHYVGDDIWEISRSKFKNKKG